The nucleotide sequence TACACTTGAATGTCCCATAATGATCAGCTATGTGGAAAAATTTAGCATTTTTCGAAAGAAATTTGAATTTTATCCAGAAATTACCCAAAAATGAACCACTATTTTTGACAAAATGTAATATATTTCCAATTTTAAAGTAAAAATGACAAAATACATCGGGTTAAATTGATACATTAGTGAACAGAAAAATTGAGGTGTCAAAATATGCTCTCATGCCCAAAGTCATTCATTCTAAGATTGAGAAGATTGCAAAATTTAGGGAGTCGTTCTTATTCCCATTTGAAGCTCTTTTTGAAGTTAAATCCTCAATCAGCGGGAAGAAGTAAAGCGTGCTGATTAACCCAGGGTAGTATATAAAAATGTTGACCATCCCAATGTGAAAAGCGTTACAAAGTGGAGCCTTTCTTTGCTTAGCTTAAGCATAATTAAACTTTGGCGTAAATGATTTATAAGAGGAGAAAAGTGCTAAAACATTTTCTCAAGTTCACAAAATGTAAACAAAAAAGAAGAAAACATCAAACTTCCCATTCGTGAATCAGCTCCCCCTCAGCAAACACGTGCGTCGGATAGTTTTCCATGTGGAACGGGTCTCCATTCCAGACAACCAGTGAAGCCCATTTGCCCTTCTCGATGCTTCCTAAAATGTCATCTACTCCGAGAATCTTGGCATTGTTGTAGGTGATAATCTTTATTGCTTCTTCTTTGCTCATCCCTAACCTTATGAAGTGCCTGAGCTGGAGGTAAAGATTTGCCTGCAGAGTAACTGGATGGTCGCTCATAAGCCCAAAGAGGGGCTTCACTTCGAGGAGATACTTTGCGTTCTTCCAGTCTTCATGCTTCAGCTCAACTTTGTATGGCAGAGCATCAAATGGACCATAAACCAATGGAACTCCCTCTTTCTTTATCTTCTCAAATGTCTCTTTACTGTGAACATCACCAGCATGTTCGATGGTTATCTTAAGTCCAAACTTGCGCTTTATCATGAGCAATGCTGCTATATCATCCTCTTTATGCACGTGAACTCTCAGAGGTTCTTCCCCTTTTAAGACCGGAATCAGTGCTTCAACAGTTGGCTCAAGTTCCTCTGGCTCTTTCTTGCCTTTTTCAAGCAGAGCAATTGTCTTTTGTGTCTTTATGAGCCAATTCAGGAGAATTCCAATTGCCCCCATCCTTGTGCTTGGTCTTGTTCCTTTCCACTCTTTAGTTGACCTTGGATTGTATCCAAAAGCCGCTTTAACGCCGACATACTTCATGAATGCATCTTCAATGTCCCTTCCATAGTTTTTAATTAGAACAGCCCTTCCTCCGATAATATTTCCGCTTCCTGGTAGAACTGAAGAATACAGAACTCCAAATTCAATTGAGTGTTTGAAAGCTTTGTCATCCATGTAGATTGAATACAAAGCGTCAACTAAAGGCAGAACTGAATCCATCTGCTCATTCGCTTCTCCCTCTTGATATGGTTCACCATAGCGCTCCATTCCAATGTGTGAGTGTCCGTCAATGAATGCCGGCGTTACAACTCCTTCCGCAATTATTTCTGCATCTTTGGGCTTCTCTTTTGTGATTTTTTTAATTTCTTTGTCAAAAACAATGTACACATTCTTTTTGACATTGCCTAATCCATCATACAAAAGAGTAGCTTTCACTGCTTTCATAGCAACCACCAAATAAATTTCATGAGAGCGTTTAAATGCTTGTTGATGATTTAATTACATAATTAAACAATTATTGAATTCTGTAATTAATGCAAAGCAAGGAAAAGACTAGTTTTGCTGTTAAAGAAGGGGTGAAGCTCTATCACTAAGACTCTAGAAGAAAGCACTGCAGAAGTCAGAAGCCAAAAGAGATGCACAAAAAATGAAGTTAAAAGCAGCGAATATTTTTGATCAAACTTTGCACAGCAAAGTTTGTTAGAAGTACATGCCCATCTCCATTGCTATCTTCCTGAGCCTTTCAATTCTCTTTTGCGTTGGTGGGTGTGTTGAGAACAGTTCCGCAAAGCTTATTCCTCTGAATGGGTTTACGATGAACATATGAGCTGTTGCTGGGTTGCCGTCTCTGAGAGGTCTTCTTGAGACGTAATATTCAATTTTCTCAAGTGCTCTCGCTAATGCCCATGGTTTACCGCTTATCTTCGCTCCGCTTTCGTCAGCCAGATACTCTCTTGCCCTGCTTATTGCCATCTGAATCATCATTGCAGCTATTGGGGCAAGAATTATGAGGAGTACAGCACCTAAAAAACTTCCGGCATCTCTATCTCTATCCCTTCCTCCAAATCCTCCAAGCCAGAGCATCCAGCCAGCCCATCTGGCAATCATGATAATTGCTCCAGCCAAGACTGCCGCAAGAGTTTGAATAAGAATGTCCCTGTTTTTAATGTGACTTATTTCATGAGCTAATACTCCTTCAAGCTCATCTTTATCAAGAATTCTGAGTAATCCCTGTGTTACTGCAACAACCGCGTGTTTTGGGTCTCTGCCAGTTGCAAATGCATTTGGAACATCAGTAGGCACTATAGCTATCTTTGGAGTTGGAATCCCAGCTTCCCTCGCAAGCCCCTCAACTATGCGGTAGAGTTCTGGAGCTTCCATTTCATCAACTATCCTCGCTCTATACCAAGTAAGGACAATCTTATCACTGTACCAGTAGCTAAAGAAGTTCATGACTAAAGCAAATATAAATGCAAAGATTAATCCAGTTTCATTGCCAAGCACATAGCCCAATGCCATCAGCAATCCAGTGAGGAACGCCATTAACATGCCAGTTCTCAACCATAGGCCAAGTCCCATCTCACTCACCTCCTAAATTTAAGTATGGGATGACTTCATCATAAACCTGAGTCCAATCTACAATTCCAACTCTCTTTTTAATGCCCTTATTCAAAAGCCCCAGAATTTCTTCCACAACTTGATCTGGTGTTTTTCCTGTGGTATCAACCTCAATGACATTTTCATGCTCGTCAATGGCCTCAACTAAGCAAACATCAACTAATTCAGCCTCAACGTTCTCGCTTATCTTCTCCCTGCTGTAGCCTCTTTCCTTTAATCTTTCACCAATAACTTTTGGGTGCAGGCGAAGGATAATGACTTGATCAGCGGGCATAAGATGACTTAGATGTCCATCAAGAATGACATCCTTTCCTTTGAACTCCTTTTCAACGAAATATGCCAGCTCGTCAATCTCAATTTCAAGCTCATCTCCTTTAACCTCGCCTACTCCATGCTCAATTGCAAATTTCTTAAGGTCAACATACTTGTACCCGAGTTTTTCGGCTAAAAGTTTTGCAACTGTTGTTTTTCCAACTCCTGGGGTTCCGCTCACTGCAATTATCATTTTCTCACCTGAAATTAATTTAACTTTCTGGCTTTTTAAAGATATGGTTTGTTTAAGTTGATTGTCGAAGTAAACTTAGGTATTAAACGAAAATTTTTTAAAGAAGTGTGTGCTAATAAGTCCTTAGGTGACCCATATGGAGAACTTAAAGCTAATTCAGAAGAAATTAGAAGTTGTAAAGAAGCACAAAGAATTGCTCATGCTTGAAGAGGCTAAGCTCATTAGGATGATGTACCAAAGAAAAGCAGGGGTTTCAAAAAAGCTGGCTGTTG is from Thermococcus paralvinellae and encodes:
- a CDS encoding amidohydrolase translates to MKAVKATLLYDGLGNVKKNVYIVFDKEIKKITKEKPKDAEIIAEGVVTPAFIDGHSHIGMERYGEPYQEGEANEQMDSVLPLVDALYSIYMDDKAFKHSIEFGVLYSSVLPGSGNIIGGRAVLIKNYGRDIEDAFMKYVGVKAAFGYNPRSTKEWKGTRPSTRMGAIGILLNWLIKTQKTIALLEKGKKEPEELEPTVEALIPVLKGEEPLRVHVHKEDDIAALLMIKRKFGLKITIEHAGDVHSKETFEKIKKEGVPLVYGPFDALPYKVELKHEDWKNAKYLLEVKPLFGLMSDHPVTLQANLYLQLRHFIRLGMSKEEAIKIITYNNAKILGVDDILGSIEKGKWASLVVWNGDPFHMENYPTHVFAEGELIHEWEV
- the htpX gene encoding zinc metalloprotease HtpX, whose amino-acid sequence is MGLGLWLRTGMLMAFLTGLLMALGYVLGNETGLIFAFIFALVMNFFSYWYSDKIVLTWYRARIVDEMEAPELYRIVEGLAREAGIPTPKIAIVPTDVPNAFATGRDPKHAVVAVTQGLLRILDKDELEGVLAHEISHIKNRDILIQTLAAVLAGAIIMIARWAGWMLWLGGFGGRDRDRDAGSFLGAVLLIILAPIAAMMIQMAISRAREYLADESGAKISGKPWALARALEKIEYYVSRRPLRDGNPATAHMFIVNPFRGISFAELFSTHPPTQKRIERLRKIAMEMGMYF
- a CDS encoding adenylate kinase family protein; amino-acid sequence: MIIAVSGTPGVGKTTVAKLLAEKLGYKYVDLKKFAIEHGVGEVKGDELEIEIDELAYFVEKEFKGKDVILDGHLSHLMPADQVIILRLHPKVIGERLKERGYSREKISENVEAELVDVCLVEAIDEHENVIEVDTTGKTPDQVVEEILGLLNKGIKKRVGIVDWTQVYDEVIPYLNLGGE